One window from the genome of Chlamydiales bacterium encodes:
- the rho gene encoding transcription termination factor Rho, translating into MKISDLQRTSIEELNQHARQLGIRNLSSLTKSQVVFEIVKVRALTYPNEVLYGEGVLEILPDGFGFLRSPMYNYLPSVEDIYVSPAQIRRFDLKKGDTICGTIRSPKEKEKYFALLKVDKINGRLPERSKERVLFENLTPLYPDERLVMETTKDLLSTRVLDLASPIGKGQRALIVAPPRSGKTMLLQNIANAITTNNPETILIVLLIDERPEEVTDMSHHVKGEVVASTFDEPPERHVQVAEMVSEKARRLVECGHDVVILLDNITRLARAYNTIQPHSGKILSGGVDANALHKPKRFFGAARNIEKGGSLTIIATALIDTGSRMDEVIFEEFKGTGNMEVVLDRRLADRRIFPAIDLIKSGTRKEELLYHPSELEKIYILRQALADLSPVDAMNLLLGRLKKTNNNIEFLLSMKD; encoded by the coding sequence ATAAAAATTTCTGATCTTCAGCGTACAAGTATTGAAGAGCTTAATCAGCATGCGCGTCAACTTGGAATTAGAAATTTGAGTTCTTTAACAAAGTCTCAAGTTGTTTTTGAAATTGTTAAAGTGCGTGCACTAACGTATCCCAATGAAGTTCTATATGGTGAGGGTGTATTAGAGATATTACCAGATGGCTTTGGGTTCTTGCGCTCTCCTATGTATAATTATTTGCCTTCTGTAGAAGATATTTATGTATCTCCTGCTCAAATACGAAGATTTGATTTGAAAAAAGGAGATACAATTTGTGGAACGATACGTTCTCCCAAAGAAAAAGAAAAATATTTTGCGCTTCTAAAGGTAGACAAAATTAATGGAAGGCTTCCTGAACGCTCTAAAGAAAGAGTGCTTTTTGAAAATTTAACACCTCTCTATCCAGATGAGCGTCTGGTTATGGAAACAACAAAAGATCTTTTGTCAACGCGTGTATTAGATCTTGCATCTCCCATTGGAAAAGGGCAAAGAGCATTGATTGTAGCTCCTCCTCGCTCTGGAAAGACGATGCTTTTACAAAATATTGCCAATGCGATTACAACGAACAATCCAGAGACAATTTTAATTGTACTCTTGATCGACGAGCGTCCAGAAGAGGTGACGGATATGAGCCATCATGTAAAGGGAGAAGTTGTTGCATCCACGTTCGATGAGCCTCCAGAGCGCCACGTACAGGTAGCTGAGATGGTAAGTGAAAAAGCAAGGCGTTTGGTTGAGTGTGGTCATGATGTTGTTATTCTTCTTGATAACATTACGAGGCTTGCAAGGGCTTACAATACGATACAGCCTCATTCAGGAAAGATTTTGAGCGGTGGTGTGGACGCAAATGCTTTGCACAAACCAAAACGCTTTTTTGGTGCTGCAAGAAATATTGAGAAGGGTGGTTCGTTAACTATTATTGCAACAGCTCTTATTGATACAGGCTCTCGTATGGACGAGGTTATCTTTGAGGAATTCAAAGGTACTGGCAATATGGAAGTGGTTCTTGATAGACGCCTTGCAGATAGAAGAATTTTTCCAGCAATTGATTTGATTAAGAGTGGAACTCGTAAAGAGGAACTTCTTTATCACCCAAGTGAATTGGAAAAAATTTATATTCTTCGCCAAGCCCTAGCGGATTTGTCTCCGGTAGATGCTATGAATTTACTGCTTGGACGTCTTAAGAAGACAAATAATAATATTGAGTTCTTGCTCTCTATGAAAGATTAG
- the coaE gene encoding dephospho-CoA kinase (Dephospho-CoA kinase (CoaE) performs the final step in coenzyme A biosynthesis.): MRKVAVTGGLACGKTTVCSLFKDMGAYVVSSDEIVHKLLSPSTDIGKKVIDFLGRDIVVDQQIDRSQIARKVFQHADLLKGLEEIIHSAVQKEIDKHYLDAKKNKQVKLFLAEVPLLFETGSERYYDAVIVVVAKESVSKERFFSRTQCMNDEYERRSARQLQVSDKQAKADYVIMNQGNFEELKVKVKELFNQLTQ, from the coding sequence TTGAGGAAAGTCGCCGTTACGGGTGGACTTGCATGCGGTAAAACGACGGTATGCAGCCTTTTTAAGGACATGGGAGCTTATGTTGTAAGTTCCGACGAGATTGTCCACAAGTTGCTTTCTCCTAGCACAGATATTGGAAAAAAAGTAATCGATTTTTTGGGACGTGATATTGTTGTAGATCAGCAAATTGATCGAAGTCAAATTGCTAGAAAAGTATTTCAACATGCAGATCTCTTGAAGGGTTTAGAAGAAATTATCCATAGTGCCGTGCAAAAAGAGATAGATAAGCACTATTTGGATGCCAAAAAAAACAAGCAAGTTAAGCTTTTTTTGGCAGAAGTTCCCTTGCTTTTTGAAACAGGAAGTGAGAGATACTATGATGCTGTGATAGTCGTTGTTGCTAAAGAAAGTGTATCCAAAGAGCGTTTTTTTAGTAGAACACAATGCATGAATGATGAATATGAAAGGCGATCAGCGCGTCAGTTACAAGTAAGTGATAAGCAAGCAAAAGCTGATTATGTAATCATGAATCAAGGAAACTTTGAGGAGCTCAAAGTTAAGGTAAAAGAACTTTTTAACCAATTAACGCAATGA
- the polA gene encoding DNA polymerase I: MTKKIYILDVSGYIFRSYYALPPMTNASGKSTQAVFGFIRSVLKVIKDFSPEYMVAVFDGPDNKKKRLEIYADYKSKRMHAPEDLLEQITWAEEFCAIYGIPKLKLSGVEADDAMGSVAKYLEKQGFLSFLCTGDKDLCQLVNEHIFVLQTHKDNMIVDSSKVEELYGVLPSQIVDYLAITGDASDNIPGLSGFGPKTAASLLKEFGSLDALLANPTQVSGKKKQEILMQEAETALLSRRLALIDTSLDLPEEDYRIKSVDTLGLAAFYEALNFKALRKELQVDAPKDAYQNDVSYELVDDEKSLNALVEKLASASEVAFDVETTDLDPIRADLVGVGFCIEPKKAWYVPLNGSLGKERALAAFKTIFKHKTGFYGHNVKYDFQVLCSYGVEPKKISFDTMLASYLLYSQSRQHSLEHLALHYLGHTKNPIKTLLHEGKEQLTMDLVPIQNVCSYCCLDVDLTCQLKMRLEEELKERKLLHLLYDLELPLLQILANMERHGIFVDVGVLQEMSKDLVQKITSLEKEIYEIAGVEFNLNSPKQLGSVLQDKLGLHLGKKTATGQVSTNVDVLEELARKEPIARKILEFRSIEKLRSTYVDALPLLINPKTRRVHCSFNQSVAATGRLSCQNPNLQNIPVRTPLGREIRRAFKPELDGWSYLSADYSQIELRLLAHLSEDPNLLHAFQNDEDIHSFTAALIFDKKVVDVTKEERSRAKTVNFGIIYGQQAYGLAKELGISVHEAAGFIEAYFARYKRVHEFLEECKKKARLSGRAVTITGRERDIPDIHSKNQLLRVQAERLAINTPIQGFAADLIKQAMLLVDARIRKGHKLSYMILQIHDELLFEVPDFELMDMEHIVRSSMQNVIKLKVPLKVDIAVGKNWKEC, encoded by the coding sequence ATGACAAAAAAAATCTACATCTTAGATGTGTCTGGGTATATTTTTCGCTCCTACTATGCCCTGCCGCCTATGACAAATGCGTCTGGCAAGTCTACTCAAGCAGTTTTTGGTTTTATCAGATCTGTTTTAAAGGTGATTAAAGATTTCTCCCCAGAATATATGGTAGCGGTCTTTGATGGTCCAGACAATAAAAAGAAGCGCTTGGAAATCTATGCTGATTACAAATCTAAAAGAATGCATGCTCCAGAGGATCTTTTAGAGCAAATTACGTGGGCAGAAGAATTCTGTGCTATTTATGGCATACCTAAATTAAAGCTTTCTGGTGTGGAAGCAGATGATGCAATGGGAAGCGTTGCAAAATATTTAGAAAAACAGGGTTTTTTATCTTTTTTATGTACTGGCGATAAAGACTTATGTCAATTGGTCAACGAGCATATTTTTGTATTGCAAACACACAAAGATAATATGATTGTAGATAGCTCTAAAGTAGAGGAGTTGTATGGTGTATTGCCAAGCCAGATTGTAGATTATTTGGCAATTACAGGAGATGCATCAGACAATATTCCAGGGCTTTCTGGATTTGGCCCAAAGACTGCTGCAAGTTTGCTTAAAGAGTTTGGTTCACTAGATGCCTTGCTTGCAAATCCTACACAAGTTTCTGGGAAGAAAAAGCAAGAGATTTTAATGCAAGAAGCGGAAACGGCTCTTTTAAGTAGAAGACTTGCACTTATTGATACATCTCTAGACCTTCCAGAAGAGGATTATCGCATAAAATCTGTAGATACATTAGGTCTTGCAGCCTTTTATGAGGCCCTTAATTTTAAGGCTCTTAGAAAAGAGTTACAAGTAGATGCTCCAAAAGATGCTTATCAAAATGATGTCTCTTATGAGCTTGTTGATGATGAAAAATCTCTTAATGCGTTAGTTGAAAAATTGGCAAGTGCTTCAGAAGTTGCATTTGATGTAGAGACTACAGATCTTGATCCTATTAGAGCAGATCTTGTAGGGGTTGGATTTTGTATTGAGCCAAAAAAAGCTTGGTATGTGCCACTTAATGGAAGTCTTGGAAAAGAAAGAGCGTTAGCAGCATTTAAGACGATATTTAAGCATAAAACAGGTTTTTATGGGCATAATGTTAAATATGATTTTCAGGTGCTTTGTAGTTACGGTGTAGAGCCTAAAAAAATAAGCTTTGACACTATGCTTGCATCCTATTTGCTTTATTCACAAAGCAGGCAACACTCCCTTGAGCATTTGGCTCTTCACTATTTAGGGCATACTAAGAACCCGATCAAAACACTTTTACATGAGGGTAAAGAACAGCTTACCATGGACTTAGTGCCTATACAAAATGTTTGTTCTTATTGCTGTTTGGATGTGGATCTTACTTGTCAGTTGAAAATGCGTCTGGAAGAGGAGCTGAAAGAGCGAAAATTATTACATCTGCTTTATGATTTGGAACTTCCTTTGCTCCAAATCCTTGCGAATATGGAAAGACATGGAATCTTTGTGGATGTAGGTGTCTTGCAAGAGATGTCTAAAGATTTAGTCCAAAAAATTACGTCATTAGAAAAAGAGATTTATGAAATTGCAGGAGTTGAATTTAATTTGAACTCCCCAAAACAGCTTGGGAGCGTTTTACAAGATAAATTGGGGCTTCATCTTGGAAAAAAAACAGCTACAGGTCAAGTCTCAACGAATGTAGACGTTTTAGAAGAGCTTGCAAGGAAAGAGCCTATAGCAAGGAAAATTTTAGAGTTTCGAAGCATTGAAAAGCTTAGATCCACTTATGTAGATGCGCTTCCTCTTCTGATTAACCCAAAAACAAGGAGAGTGCATTGCTCCTTTAATCAGTCGGTTGCAGCAACGGGAAGGCTTTCTTGTCAAAATCCAAATCTGCAAAATATTCCCGTGAGAACGCCTCTTGGAAGAGAAATAAGAAGAGCATTTAAACCAGAGTTAGATGGGTGGAGCTATTTATCTGCTGACTATTCGCAAATTGAGCTTCGTCTACTTGCCCATTTGAGCGAAGATCCTAATTTGCTTCATGCCTTTCAAAATGATGAAGATATTCATTCCTTTACAGCAGCTCTTATTTTTGATAAGAAAGTTGTAGATGTTACAAAAGAAGAGAGAAGCCGCGCTAAAACTGTCAATTTTGGAATTATCTATGGTCAGCAAGCTTATGGCCTTGCAAAGGAATTAGGTATTTCTGTACATGAAGCGGCTGGATTTATAGAGGCCTATTTTGCTCGTTATAAGCGTGTTCATGAGTTTTTAGAAGAGTGTAAAAAGAAGGCTCGTTTGAGCGGGCGAGCTGTAACTATAACAGGCAGAGAGCGTGACATTCCCGATATTCATAGCAAAAATCAACTCTTACGTGTTCAGGCAGAAAGGCTTGCCATTAATACACCGATTCAAGGGTTTGCAGCTGACTTAATCAAGCAGGCGATGCTACTTGTGGATGCGCGCATTAGAAAAGGGCATAAGTTAAGTTATATGATTTTACAAATTCATGATGAACTTCTCTTTGAAGTTCCAGACTTTGAGCTCATGGATATGGAGCATATAGTTAGATCTTCCATGCAAAATGTTATAAAGTTAAAAGTTCCTTTAAAGGTAGATATTGCGGTTGGCAAAAATTGGAAGGAGTGTTAA
- a CDS encoding S49 family peptidase — translation MRLSHESIFSSSIRSFCIAFFALLGICLSLMIVILFLGGVLGSGKKGIVSNYTYEILPDANFQRELLSFHSPVILQIDIHGVIGLEELTAESIRSQLVESNEGIIQGGRVKAILLNINSPGGVVFDADAIYQTLMEYKKLHKIPIYAYVDGLCASGGLYIASAADKIYASDISVIGSVGVISQFFNVSELLNKVGVKALSLTEGKDKDAMNPFRPWGPSEDENYKELDRYFYNRFVDIVVKARTRISKNILIEEYGAKVFPAPLALEHGFIDVAGASWTDAIKALAEVAHISPDSPYQIMRLKHDRWLGDLFSAQSFIAPKTCIHKLELPQGCDVRLANKSLYLYQP, via the coding sequence ATGAGACTTTCACACGAATCTATCTTTTCTTCTTCTATTCGCTCCTTTTGCATTGCATTCTTTGCATTGCTGGGCATTTGTTTAAGTTTGATGATTGTGATTCTCTTTTTGGGGGGTGTTTTAGGATCTGGAAAAAAGGGTATCGTATCCAATTATACGTACGAAATTTTGCCAGACGCTAATTTTCAAAGAGAGTTATTGAGTTTTCACTCTCCTGTTATCCTTCAAATCGATATTCATGGTGTAATTGGGTTGGAGGAGTTAACAGCAGAATCCATAAGAAGTCAGCTTGTAGAGTCAAATGAGGGTATCATTCAAGGAGGACGTGTCAAGGCGATTTTATTGAATATTAATTCTCCTGGCGGTGTTGTCTTTGATGCGGATGCGATTTACCAAACGCTTATGGAATACAAAAAATTACATAAAATTCCTATCTATGCCTATGTTGATGGTCTTTGTGCCTCTGGTGGACTATATATTGCATCTGCTGCTGATAAAATCTATGCATCAGATATCAGTGTCATTGGCTCTGTTGGTGTAATTTCTCAATTTTTTAACGTGTCGGAGTTGCTGAATAAGGTAGGCGTCAAGGCTTTATCTCTTACAGAAGGCAAAGACAAAGATGCTATGAACCCATTTCGTCCTTGGGGGCCATCTGAAGATGAGAATTATAAGGAGCTGGATCGCTATTTTTATAACAGATTTGTTGACATTGTCGTAAAAGCGCGCACTCGCATTTCAAAGAATATACTCATCGAAGAATATGGTGCTAAGGTGTTTCCAGCCCCTCTTGCATTAGAGCATGGTTTTATCGACGTTGCAGGAGCTAGTTGGACAGATGCGATAAAAGCACTTGCAGAAGTAGCTCACATTTCACCAGATAGTCCGTATCAGATTATGCGATTAAAGCATGACAGGTGGCTAGGAGACTTGTTTAGTGCTCAAAGTTTTATAGCCCCAAAAACATGCATACATAAATTAGAGCTTCCACAAGGGTGTGATGTAAGGCTTGCAAATAAATCCCTCTATCTTTACCAGCCATAA
- a CDS encoding carbonic anhydrase yields the protein MYQRMLIIFLFLFMQESLFAEAPLQQTKGVLEKLLEGNVRYINQKLELCLNTATSREGSSSKQKPIAAIVCCSDSRVPPEIIFDQAIGSLFVTRLAGNLVDNFSYGSLEYAVKNLGVSFIMVLGHERCGVMETFLKTLKEKQYLEGHIEELVLAVYPAIQDVKDINNYTVDDLVKKNVLHIVHALKETAPILSEKYAGGQLEIVGAFYDLSTGKVSVLK from the coding sequence ATGTATCAAAGAATGCTTATAATCTTTCTTTTTCTATTTATGCAAGAATCTTTGTTTGCAGAGGCTCCTTTGCAACAAACAAAGGGTGTTTTAGAAAAATTATTAGAAGGTAATGTGCGTTATATCAACCAAAAGTTAGAGCTTTGTTTGAATACAGCAACGAGTAGAGAAGGCTCTTCTAGTAAACAAAAACCCATTGCAGCTATTGTATGTTGTTCTGACTCCAGAGTTCCTCCAGAAATTATTTTTGATCAAGCCATAGGGTCTTTGTTTGTTACAAGACTTGCTGGAAACTTGGTGGATAATTTCTCTTATGGCAGCCTTGAATACGCTGTAAAGAACTTGGGCGTTTCATTCATCATGGTGCTCGGGCATGAGCGTTGCGGCGTTATGGAGACTTTTTTAAAGACTTTAAAAGAAAAGCAGTATTTAGAAGGGCATATCGAAGAGCTTGTCTTGGCAGTTTATCCTGCCATACAGGATGTTAAGGATATTAATAATTACACAGTTGATGACCTTGTAAAGAAAAATGTCCTTCATATCGTTCATGCATTAAAAGAAACAGCTCCCATTTTATCAGAAAAATATGCAGGTGGGCAGTTAGAGATTGTTGGTGCTTTTTACGATCTTAGCACCGGTAAAGTTTCTGTTTTAAAATAA
- a CDS encoding mechanosensitive ion channel family protein — protein sequence MSFNSLITKIHSELPWAFKVLVVLLIFTILHFILNLLFKKFIISSSHQKKSWQILLFHALYIPLILILWVFAGSIVLSTLICHIDKESTFPVDHLRTFLIVFCVTWFLLRWKKSIQTHLLSRTDDHAPDKVKVDILGKLISLFIILLATLFSLEALGFNIQTLIAIGGISGFSIGFAGKDVFANFFGGLMLYLTRPFVVGDLIKSSDKPIEGTVETISWYYTSIRGVDKQPIYVPNSLFSTILLTNLSRMSHWNIDERIGIRYDDIHSLLPIIENIKQFLNQEGSIDKNQPIRVYFDKLADSSLEIVIWACIFATKKDDVIPIKQKILLEVSNIVAAHHAEFAYPTRTMGISKELTDSLLFSKTK from the coding sequence ATGTCTTTTAACTCTCTCATAACAAAGATCCACAGTGAATTGCCCTGGGCCTTCAAAGTCCTTGTCGTTTTACTTATCTTTACCATATTACATTTTATTTTAAACCTTCTTTTTAAAAAATTTATCATATCCTCCTCGCATCAAAAAAAATCGTGGCAAATCCTTTTATTTCATGCGCTTTATATCCCTTTAATTCTCATACTTTGGGTGTTTGCAGGCTCTATCGTATTAAGTACCCTTATCTGCCATATCGATAAAGAGTCTACCTTTCCAGTCGATCATTTACGTACTTTTCTCATTGTTTTTTGTGTTACCTGGTTTCTTCTTCGCTGGAAAAAAAGTATCCAAACTCATCTTTTATCCAGAACAGATGATCATGCTCCAGACAAAGTTAAAGTCGATATACTTGGAAAGCTCATATCTCTTTTCATTATCCTTTTAGCAACCCTATTCAGCTTAGAAGCGCTGGGATTCAATATTCAAACTCTCATTGCAATCGGTGGTATTAGTGGTTTTTCCATCGGATTTGCAGGAAAAGATGTGTTTGCAAACTTTTTTGGCGGGCTCATGCTCTATCTAACAAGACCCTTTGTTGTTGGAGACTTAATCAAATCGAGCGATAAACCGATAGAGGGCACTGTCGAAACAATCAGTTGGTACTATACTTCCATTAGAGGTGTTGATAAACAACCTATCTATGTACCCAACTCTCTTTTTTCTACCATTTTGCTTACTAACTTATCTAGAATGAGTCACTGGAACATCGATGAGCGCATTGGTATTCGCTATGATGACATCCATTCCCTACTGCCTATCATCGAAAATATTAAACAATTTCTTAACCAAGAGGGCTCCATTGACAAAAACCAGCCTATTCGCGTCTATTTTGATAAACTTGCAGACTCATCCCTTGAAATTGTGATCTGGGCATGCATATTTGCAACAAAAAAAGATGATGTCATCCCTATTAAACAAAAAATTCTTTTAGAGGTTTCAAATATTGTTGCAGCGCACCATGCAGAATTTGCTTATCCAACAAGAACTATGGGCATTTCTAAGGAACTGACAGATTCCTTGCTTTTTTCTAAAACAAAATGA
- a CDS encoding DedA family protein produces MGIDIIIIGFIYQYPHHAYWIIFISLILAGFNLPISEDLMLVTSGWLASAVIPEHALKLWIAVFAGAFLSDWIAYWTGRLLGPRLLTMRWISKVVKQERIDKMHKFYEKWGFFAFLVGRFVPFGVRNCLFISAGMGHMSFPKFLLIDGVAALCSTTSAFYLAYTFGQHYEPIWEYIKTYDIAFISAIAIVLVTLAGIIWYNKTKRVTSQ; encoded by the coding sequence ATGGGAATTGACATCATTATCATTGGGTTTATTTATCAATACCCACACCACGCTTATTGGATCATTTTTATCTCTCTTATTCTTGCAGGGTTTAATCTGCCCATTAGTGAAGATCTCATGCTTGTAACAAGTGGCTGGCTTGCAAGCGCTGTCATACCAGAACACGCCCTCAAACTTTGGATTGCCGTCTTTGCAGGCGCTTTTCTATCAGACTGGATTGCTTATTGGACGGGCAGACTACTTGGACCTCGCTTACTTACGATGAGATGGATTTCAAAAGTTGTAAAACAAGAGCGCATTGATAAAATGCACAAATTCTATGAAAAATGGGGCTTCTTTGCATTTCTTGTAGGGCGATTTGTCCCATTTGGTGTAAGAAATTGTCTCTTTATCAGCGCCGGCATGGGGCACATGTCTTTTCCTAAATTTTTGCTTATCGATGGCGTTGCAGCCCTTTGCTCTACAACATCAGCATTTTACTTAGCATATACTTTTGGTCAGCATTACGAGCCCATCTGGGAATATATTAAAACTTATGATATTGCTTTTATTAGCGCAATTGCTATTGTACTTGTTACTTTAGCCGGTATCATCTGGTACAATAAAACAAAACGCGTGACATCGCAATAA
- a CDS encoding CDP-alcohol phosphatidyltransferase family protein, producing the protein MWNLPNILSASRLPLAFLFLFDNVTIRVIAIALALTTDYLDGFLARSRQTVTRFGTLLDPISDRFFVAFASGMLLLEHQLTWWALVAIFARDLFLFLFWAYIKLNGTWDTFRCRATLFGKVTTVVQLALLLGLILNVVFPPAFFLGLILLGVFTFAELLYRIGNLPV; encoded by the coding sequence ATGTGGAATCTACCTAATATTCTTTCAGCTTCGCGTCTTCCTCTTGCCTTTCTCTTCCTCTTTGATAATGTAACTATAAGAGTTATAGCCATCGCTTTGGCACTTACAACAGACTATCTCGATGGTTTTCTTGCAAGAAGCAGACAAACTGTCACTCGCTTTGGCACGCTTTTAGATCCTATATCCGATAGATTCTTCGTTGCATTTGCATCTGGCATGCTACTTTTGGAACACCAATTAACTTGGTGGGCCCTCGTTGCAATCTTTGCAAGAGACTTATTCCTCTTTCTCTTTTGGGCTTATATCAAATTGAATGGGACTTGGGATACATTTCGATGTAGAGCAACACTCTTTGGAAAAGTAACGACCGTTGTACAGCTTGCTCTTCTCTTAGGGCTTATTCTCAACGTAGTCTTTCCACCAGCTTTTTTCTTGGGACTCATTCTCTTGGGAGTCTTTACCTTTGCAGAACTTCTCTACCGCATCGGCAATTTACCAGTTTGA
- a CDS encoding Npt1/Npt2 family nucleotide transporter — protein sequence MTQSSQSPFGTWRTYLWPIHSSELSKFLPLILMAFFISFNYNILRNLKDSLVVTAESSGAEVIPFIKVWVLLPMALLMTFLFTRLVNKYPREKVFYILITIFLGFFFLFTFVLYPARSYLHPHAAADLLQNILPEGLKGFVAMFRYWTFTGFYVLAELWGNIILSVLFWGFANEVTKVVEAKRFYGLIGIGCNFSGVAAGQISILISPTVFNTSIPFGNDAWEQSLMMSTIAVLLSGVIIVAVFRWLNKNVISHQENLERAAIKLSKQKEEPKVKLSMRQNFAYLAQSRYLIGIAMVVLCYNLVINLTEVVWKAQVKELYPNTNDYYTYMSQISTITGIIATLTALFISGNSLRKCGWTFTALIPPVILLVTSVGFFSFLLFKFQLAGIVALIGTTPLAMAVLFGSAQNCLSRASKYTLFDATKELSFIPLDRESKLKGKAAIDGVGSRLGKSGGSIVYQGLLVVFGTLSATTPYVAGILMGAIGVWILAVKSLGKRFTELVGHHESLHIAHGEQVQVSTEPIPEEAVAAAAAETPASPITA from the coding sequence ATGACGCAGTCATCACAATCACCTTTTGGAACGTGGCGCACGTATTTGTGGCCCATTCATAGCAGTGAATTGTCTAAGTTTCTTCCTTTAATCTTGATGGCTTTCTTTATCTCTTTTAATTACAATATTTTAAGAAATTTAAAAGACTCCCTTGTAGTGACCGCTGAGTCATCAGGAGCAGAAGTTATTCCCTTTATTAAAGTTTGGGTACTTCTTCCAATGGCTCTTTTAATGACTTTTTTGTTTACTCGTCTTGTCAATAAATATCCAAGAGAAAAAGTGTTTTATATTTTGATCACAATCTTTTTGGGCTTTTTCTTCTTGTTTACTTTTGTCCTTTATCCTGCACGTAGTTATCTGCATCCCCATGCAGCAGCCGATCTTCTTCAAAATATATTACCAGAGGGTCTTAAAGGGTTTGTAGCCATGTTTCGTTACTGGACGTTTACGGGTTTTTATGTGCTTGCAGAGCTTTGGGGTAATATTATTCTTTCTGTGCTTTTCTGGGGATTTGCAAATGAAGTTACAAAAGTTGTCGAAGCTAAGCGCTTTTATGGGTTAATTGGTATTGGTTGCAATTTTTCAGGCGTTGCGGCGGGGCAGATTTCTATCTTGATATCGCCTACTGTATTTAACACGTCTATTCCATTTGGCAATGATGCTTGGGAACAATCTCTCATGATGTCAACAATTGCCGTTCTTTTGTCTGGTGTCATTATTGTGGCTGTATTTCGTTGGCTCAACAAAAATGTGATTAGCCATCAAGAAAACTTAGAAAGGGCTGCTATTAAGTTATCAAAGCAAAAAGAAGAGCCAAAAGTTAAGCTTTCTATGAGACAAAATTTTGCTTATCTTGCACAGTCTCGCTACCTGATAGGGATTGCTATGGTCGTCTTGTGCTACAACCTTGTCATCAATCTGACAGAGGTTGTCTGGAAAGCTCAAGTGAAAGAGCTTTATCCTAACACAAACGATTATTATACCTATATGAGTCAGATTTCGACGATTACAGGGATTATTGCAACGCTTACAGCACTCTTTATTTCAGGAAACTCTTTGCGTAAATGTGGATGGACCTTTACAGCTCTTATCCCCCCCGTTATTTTATTAGTTACAAGTGTTGGCTTCTTTTCTTTTCTGCTTTTCAAGTTTCAGCTTGCAGGTATTGTGGCACTCATAGGTACAACGCCGCTTGCAATGGCTGTGTTGTTTGGATCGGCGCAAAATTGTTTAAGTCGAGCGTCTAAATACACCTTATTTGATGCAACAAAAGAACTTTCATTTATTCCGCTAGATCGCGAGTCCAAGCTAAAAGGCAAGGCCGCAATTGATGGGGTGGGTTCTCGTCTTGGTAAGTCTGGTGGCTCTATTGTCTACCAAGGTTTACTTGTTGTGTTTGGCACGCTGTCTGCAACAACTCCTTATGTTGCAGGGATTTTAATGGGGGCAATTGGTGTTTGGATACTTGCTGTAAAATCTCTTGGTAAGAGGTTCACAGAGCTTGTAGGACATCATGAGTCGCTGCATATTGCTCATGGAGAGCAGGTTCAAGTGTCAACAGAGCCTATACCGGAAGAAGCTGTGGCTGCTGCTGCTGCAGAGACTCCAGCATCACCCATTACTGCTTAA